The following proteins are encoded in a genomic region of Nicotiana sylvestris chromosome 4, ASM39365v2, whole genome shotgun sequence:
- the LOC104221240 gene encoding ATP synthase small subunit 6, mitochondrial — MRQFDPWPVFFRREWSRNWPFLVGFAVTGAIITKLSLGFTEEDRKNSKFAMRHKK; from the exons ATGAGGCAATTCGATCCGTGGCCGGTCTTCTTCCGCCGTGAATGGAGCCGTAACTGGCCATTCCTCGTCGGCTTCGCCGTCACCGGCGCTATCATCACCAAGCTCTCCCTCGGTTTCACAG AGGAGGATAGGAAGAACTCTAAATTTGCGATGAGGCACAAGAAGTAA